The Clostridium aceticum genomic interval ATGACAGTGGCTTACAAATTTGATGGACTGGTTTTAATAGGAAACTGTGATAAAATTGTGCCGGGAATGATGATGGCTGCTGCCAGAATGAATATACCTGCTGTTTATATCAGTGGTGGTCCTATGTTAACAGGAAGCCACAAAGGAAAAACAGTGGACTTAATCAGAGGGGCCTTTGAAGCAGTGGGCTCTTATGTGGAAGGAAATATCGATGCACAACAATTAGAGGAAATTGAAATGGAATCCTGTCCTACTTGTGGCAGCTGTGCTGGTATGTTTACTGCCAACACTATGAACTGTCTTGCTGAGGCGCTAGGAATCGGTCTTCCAGGGAATGGAACCATCCCTGCTCCCTATGGACAAAGAAAACAACTAGCAAGAAGAGCTGGACTTCAAATTATGGAATTAGTCAAGGAAAATATCCGCCCAAGAGATATTTTAACCCTAGGAGCTTTTAGAAATGCTGTTACTGTGGATATGGCTATAGGCGGGTCTTCCAATACAGTACTACACTTGATGGCAATTGCTAACGAAGCAAAAGTGCCGTTAGACCTTGAAGTTTTTGATGAAATCAGCAGAAAGGTTGCAAATATCACCAAGCTAAGTCCTGCCGGGACCTATAGCATCACGGATCTTCACAGGGCAGGAGGAATCTCTGCTGTTATCAACCAGTTGATTAAGGCAGGTATGATTTATCCAGATGAAATTACTGTTACTGGCAAAACCTTAGGGGAGAGCGTGGCAAAGGCATCGGTTTGGGACAATGATGTTATCCGGGATATGGAAAATCCTTATAATAAAGAAGGTGGTATTGCCATCCTAAGAGGAAATCTTGCACCTGATGGGGCTGTTATTAAACAATCGGCAGTGGAGCCTGAAATGATGCTACACAAAGGACCAGCAAGGGTGTTTGAATCAGAAGAAGAAGCCTATGATGCCATCATCAGCAAAAAGATTGTATCAGGGGATGTTGTGGTGATTCGTTATGAAGGGCCTAAGGGTGGTCCAGGTATGAGGGAAATGCTGAGTCCTACTGCAGCCATTGTAGGAATGGGACTGGAGAAGTCTGTTGCTTTGATTACCGATGGACGTTTCTCCGGCGGTACTAGAGGACCTTGCATAGGACATGTTTCTCCAGAGGCATCTGAGGGAGGACCGATTGCTATTATTCAAGAAGGAGATATCATTGAAATTGATATTGCCAATAGAGTGTTAAAAGTAGATTTAAGTGATGAAGAAATGCAAAATCGACTAAAGAGTTGGACACAACCACCGTCAAAGGCAGAAGAGGGAACGTATTTATATCGTTACAGCAAATTGGTTACCTCAGCAAGTACAGGAGCTGTATTTAAATATTAAAAACATTAGCGTTAACTTAAACCGTAATTTATCATTCTTCGTTATTCCAAGATCCTTCGCTACGCTCAGGAGGACATTTGGAGAGAATTTTGGTAATGATCGTGTTAAGTTAACGTCTATGATATTAAAAATGAGCTTAATTTTTTTAAAAGCCAATATTGGCTTTTAGATAACATATGACAAAAGGATAAGGGGGAAATCAATTTGAAAAAGAAGTTAAGTTTATTATTATGCATGGTTTTGGTGGTGTCTTTATTAGCTGCCTGTGGCCAAAAAGAACCAGCACCAGCAGCTGGGGGGGAAGATGTTGCCTTTGAAGGGGTAAAATATCGTTTAGCACACGTAGTAAATGAAAATGACAGCTTTCATATTGCAGCAGAAAAGTTCAAGGCGCTAGTAGAGGAAAGAACAGAGGGGAAAGTGGAAATAGAACTTCATCCAAATGCCACATTAGGTGACGAAAGAACTTTACTAGAGGGTATGCAAATGGGCACTATTGATATGGGGGTTATTACCAATGGACCTATCGCTAACTTTGTACCGGAGGTAGCAGTATTTGAACTTCCTTTCCTATTTAGCAACCGCGAAGAGGCTTATGGCGTTTTAGATGGTACTGTAGGAAAAGAAATCCTAAAAAAGATGGAAGATGTTAATTTAAAGGGGTTAGCTTTTGCAGAGAGAGGTTTTAGAAACCTTACGAACTCTAAGCGTGCTGTTGCTACACCTAATGATATGCAGGGATTAAGGATAAGAGTTATGGAAAATCCAGTGTATATCGATACCTTCCAAGCGTTAGGTGCAAACACAGTTCCAATGGCATGGACCGAAACACTTACAGCACTACAGCAGGGAACGATTGATGGTCAAGAAAATCCAGTTGTCGTAATCCATTCCTTTAAGTTAGATGAAACCCAGAAGCATCTTTCACTATCAAGACATACCTATTCACCAGCTACGATTATGATGAGTTTGAAAGAATTTAATAAGTTGCCAGCGGACATTCAAGAAATTATTGAGAAATCTGCACAAGAGGCAGCAGAATATGCAAGAGCAGTGAATACAGAAAGCGAAGAAGTACAATTACAAGAATTGATAGAAAGAGGTATGGAGATTACAGAGGTAGATGTGGAAGCTTTCCAAGCAGCGGTTAGCTCTGTATATGATAAATACAGAAATCAGTATGGAGAATACATGGACAAGATACAGGCAGAATTGAATAAATAAAGTTTTTCAAATTAGCCTTGGTAACTATTACCAAGGCTAATTTGAAAACAAAGGGGGATCAGAATGAAATTGTCCTATTCTATGAAAAGAATCAGTGATTTATTAGATTGGATTATGGTAAGAGTTGTTTTTATAGGTATTGTGGGGATGATTATATCCATTACCCTGCAAATCATCTTTAGGGTATTTTTTAGTGCCCTTGTATGGACAGAGGAAGCTGCTAGATACTTATTAATTTGGAGTAGTTTTTTAGGGGCTACTTTAGCTTATAAAAGAAAAATGCATATAGCGGTTACTTTTGGGGTAGAGCAGTTGCCTAGAAAATTAAAAAAAGTAGTGATGTTACTCAGTATTGTTTTGTCGATGTTTTTCTTCGGGGTATGTGCCTACTATGGACTAGAACTAATAAAAATGCAAATTTTTCAACTTTCTCCTGCTCTTCGACTTCCTATGAAATATGTTTACCTAGGTATTCCTTTAAGCTTTGCCATCATGTTTATACATGGATTAGCCTTCTTGTTTGAGATGCTAACGAAGCACGGGGAGGTGGAAGTGTAGATGGGTGCAATTATCTTTTTTTCTTTCTTGTTTTTTATGTTACTAGGTATTCCTGTGGCGGTGGCCATCGGATTGGCCTCTTATGTTGTGTTGGTGAAGGAAGGCATGCCTTTATTGGTGATGGTGCAGAGAATGTTTGCTGGAACCGATACATTTCCGCTAATTGCAGTACCCTTTTTTATCTTGGCAGGGGACCTTTTAGCCAAGGGAAAGGTATCAGAAAAGTTGGTGGACTTTGCTGACGCCATCTTCGGATTTTTAAAGGGGGGCCTATCTGTAGTATGTGTTTTAGCTTCAATGTTTTTTGCTGCTATCTCGGGTTCTGGTGCAGCCACTACAGCAGCGGTAGGGACCCCACTTATACCAGAGCTAAAAAAGAAAGGCTATGATGAAGCTACCTCCGCTGCTCTTATAGCCGCCAGCGGAACCATTGGTGTAGTTATCCCACCTTCTGTTCCAATGATTTTATATGCGGTGATTGCAGACCAATCTGTAGAAAAGTTATTTATAGGGGGATTTTTACCAGGGTTACTGATGGGACTGATGTTAATTACTATTGCTATAAGGCATGCTTATAAGAATAATTACCCTAAAGGTTCACCTTTTTCTGTCAAAAATGTTATCAAAACCTTTAAGGAAGCTATATGGGGGATTTTAACTCCAGTGATCATATTAGGTGGTATTTTTACAGGGATTTTCACACCCTCCGAAGCAGCGGTAATTGCGGTAAATTATTCTCTGTTGGTAGCGCTGTTCGTTTACAAAGATATGAAGTTAAAGGATGTTTTTGACATTATATGTAGATCAGCCATTACGATGTCTGTGGTGATGTTTATTATTGCTACCTCCAGCATACTAAGCTGGGTGTTGGCATATTATAGTATACCTACTGCTATTGCTAATGGTGTTTTATCTCTATCTAGCAATAAATATATCATTATGCTTTTGATTACTTTAATTATTGTCATAGCAGGGGTATTTATGGAGACTGCCTCTGCATTAATCATATTGACACCAGTATTTTTACCTTTGGTGAGGGAGATCGGTGTTGATCTTGTTCATTTTGGTTTAATTATTGTAGTAGGGTTAGCCATTGGTATGATTACACCACCAGTAGCGATTAATCTGTACGTAGCTAGTACTGTAACGGGTCTACCTATTGAAAAAATAACAAAATCTATTTTACCCTTTATGTTAGGATTACTAGTAGTATTGTTACTACTAGTATATATACCACTGTTTTTTTAATGGATAAAAGCCATGGAGATATGCAGATCTTCATGGCTTTTGCTATTTATCAAAACCATTACTTAAAAAAGTTTTGTAAATTATCAAATTTTATATTATAATGAAATTATTGGATAGACATGTACAGTTGTTTTCCAATGAAATACATATTGCTATTTAATGACAATATGTATAATAAATGGGTTCGATGGAAAATACAGAGATCCCATACAAAAAAGAAGAATCAAGGGGGAGTTCACATGAAAAAATGGCTTTCAATTTTATTGGTAATGCTGTTGGTACTATCGTTAGGATTAACAGGCTGTAGCAGCCAAGCACCAGCAGATACACCAGCACCTGACGAGGGAGAAGTTTCAGAGGCATCAGATGATGTAATTAGAATTGGTGTTTTTGAACCAATTACTGGTGCCAATGCTGCCGGTGGGGCACTAGAAGTGGAAGGTGTTAGATTAGCAAATGAATTATATCCAGAGGTATTAGGTAAGAGAGTAGAGCTTGTTATTTCTGATAATAAGTCTGACGTTGTTGAGGCAGCCAGTGCAGCAGCTAGACTTGTGGAAAGAGACAAAGTTACAGCGATTATTGGAAGTTGGGGTAGTGGTTATTCTATAGCAGCTGGAGATATCGTTAGAGATGCTGAAGTACCAGCAGTTGCTGCATCTGCTACAAATCCACTAGTTACTCAAGGAAATGATTATTATTTTAGAGTATGCTTTATCGATCCATTCCAAGGAACTGTTATGGCAAACTACGCTTTCAACAATCTTGGAGCGAAGAAGGCAGCAATTATGCAAGAGGTTTCTAATGACTACGCTGTTGGTTTAGCTAAGTTCTTTACAGATTCCTTTAACGAACTAACTGGTGATGACAGTGCCATTGTTGAGGTAGCTAACTATAATACTGGAGATCAAGATTTTTCTTCACAATTATTAAATATTGCTGCTAAAAACCCAGATGTAATTTTCGCACCTGGTAATTTCACTGAATCTGCTCTAGTGATTCAGCAAGCAAGACAATTAGGAATTAATATCCCTATTATTGGTGGAGATACTTGGGAAACACCAGAATTCATTGATATCGGCCAAGATCATGTAGAAGGTGCTGTATTCTCAACCTTCTTTACATCTGAAACACCGATTACAAAAGAATCAGAATTTTTCTTAGATGCTTATAGAAGCAAGTATGGTAAAGAGCCTGCTGCCGTTACAGCACTAGGTTATGATGCTTACATATTAATTCTTGATGCTATTGAAAGAGCAGGTACTACAGATACGGTGGCGATTAGAGATGAAATTGCTAAAACAACAGGTTTTGAAGGAGCTGCTGGGGTGATTACGCTAGATGCCAACGGTGACGCTGTAAAGAGTGCTGTTATCAAAACTGTAAAAAATGGTGAATTTGTATACTTAGATACAATAGAGCCTTATTAGAAAGATAATTTCAAAAAATGCGCTTCCCTCTTGTTTTAGAGGGAAGCGTAGTTATGTGATATACCAAATGG includes:
- a CDS encoding TRAP transporter large permease gives rise to the protein MGAIIFFSFLFFMLLGIPVAVAIGLASYVVLVKEGMPLLVMVQRMFAGTDTFPLIAVPFFILAGDLLAKGKVSEKLVDFADAIFGFLKGGLSVVCVLASMFFAAISGSGAATTAAVGTPLIPELKKKGYDEATSAALIAASGTIGVVIPPSVPMILYAVIADQSVEKLFIGGFLPGLLMGLMLITIAIRHAYKNNYPKGSPFSVKNVIKTFKEAIWGILTPVIILGGIFTGIFTPSEAAVIAVNYSLLVALFVYKDMKLKDVFDIICRSAITMSVVMFIIATSSILSWVLAYYSIPTAIANGVLSLSSNKYIIMLLITLIIVIAGVFMETASALIILTPVFLPLVREIGVDLVHFGLIIVVGLAIGMITPPVAINLYVASTVTGLPIEKITKSILPFMLGLLVVLLLLVYIPLFF
- a CDS encoding TRAP transporter small permease, with the translated sequence MKLSYSMKRISDLLDWIMVRVVFIGIVGMIISITLQIIFRVFFSALVWTEEAARYLLIWSSFLGATLAYKRKMHIAVTFGVEQLPRKLKKVVMLLSIVLSMFFFGVCAYYGLELIKMQIFQLSPALRLPMKYVYLGIPLSFAIMFIHGLAFLFEMLTKHGEVEV
- the ilvD gene encoding dihydroxy-acid dehydratase, which translates into the protein MKINNTYQGVDRAPHRSLFYAMGYLPEDLKKPIIGVVNAHNEVIPGHFHLDEIAQAVKLGVSAGGGTPMEFPVIGICDGIAMNHSGMKYPLSTRELIADSIEAMTVAYKFDGLVLIGNCDKIVPGMMMAAARMNIPAVYISGGPMLTGSHKGKTVDLIRGAFEAVGSYVEGNIDAQQLEEIEMESCPTCGSCAGMFTANTMNCLAEALGIGLPGNGTIPAPYGQRKQLARRAGLQIMELVKENIRPRDILTLGAFRNAVTVDMAIGGSSNTVLHLMAIANEAKVPLDLEVFDEISRKVANITKLSPAGTYSITDLHRAGGISAVINQLIKAGMIYPDEITVTGKTLGESVAKASVWDNDVIRDMENPYNKEGGIAILRGNLAPDGAVIKQSAVEPEMMLHKGPARVFESEEEAYDAIISKKIVSGDVVVIRYEGPKGGPGMREMLSPTAAIVGMGLEKSVALITDGRFSGGTRGPCIGHVSPEASEGGPIAIIQEGDIIEIDIANRVLKVDLSDEEMQNRLKSWTQPPSKAEEGTYLYRYSKLVTSASTGAVFKY
- a CDS encoding TRAP transporter substrate-binding protein is translated as MKKKLSLLLCMVLVVSLLAACGQKEPAPAAGGEDVAFEGVKYRLAHVVNENDSFHIAAEKFKALVEERTEGKVEIELHPNATLGDERTLLEGMQMGTIDMGVITNGPIANFVPEVAVFELPFLFSNREEAYGVLDGTVGKEILKKMEDVNLKGLAFAERGFRNLTNSKRAVATPNDMQGLRIRVMENPVYIDTFQALGANTVPMAWTETLTALQQGTIDGQENPVVVIHSFKLDETQKHLSLSRHTYSPATIMMSLKEFNKLPADIQEIIEKSAQEAAEYARAVNTESEEVQLQELIERGMEITEVDVEAFQAAVSSVYDKYRNQYGEYMDKIQAELNK
- a CDS encoding ABC transporter substrate-binding protein, which produces MKKWLSILLVMLLVLSLGLTGCSSQAPADTPAPDEGEVSEASDDVIRIGVFEPITGANAAGGALEVEGVRLANELYPEVLGKRVELVISDNKSDVVEAASAAARLVERDKVTAIIGSWGSGYSIAAGDIVRDAEVPAVAASATNPLVTQGNDYYFRVCFIDPFQGTVMANYAFNNLGAKKAAIMQEVSNDYAVGLAKFFTDSFNELTGDDSAIVEVANYNTGDQDFSSQLLNIAAKNPDVIFAPGNFTESALVIQQARQLGINIPIIGGDTWETPEFIDIGQDHVEGAVFSTFFTSETPITKESEFFLDAYRSKYGKEPAAVTALGYDAYILILDAIERAGTTDTVAIRDEIAKTTGFEGAAGVITLDANGDAVKSAVIKTVKNGEFVYLDTIEPY